One part of the Haliaeetus albicilla chromosome 27, bHalAlb1.1, whole genome shotgun sequence genome encodes these proteins:
- the MED7 gene encoding mediator of RNA polymerase II transcription subunit 7 yields the protein MGEPQQVSALPPPPMQYIKEYTDENIRKGLAPKPPPPVKDSYMMFGNQFQCDDLIIRPLESQGIERLHPMQFDHKKELRKLNMSILVNFLDLLDILIRSPGSIKREEKLEDLKLLFVHVHHLINEYRPHQARETLRVMMEVQKRQRLETAERFQKHLERVVEMIQNCLASLPDDLPHSEGGLRVKTEAMDADDGSNCIGQSEKQRERSGGKRDQVLDKDAAMCSIIDEMT from the coding sequence ATGGGTGAACCTCAGCAAGTGAGTGCCCTTCCTCCGCCTCCAATGCAatatataaaagaatatacTGATGAAAACATCCGGAAAGGCCTGGCTCCAAAGCCACCTCCACCTGTGAAAGACAGTTATATGATGTTTGGTAATCAATTTCAATGTGATGATCTGATTATTCGACCCTTGGAGAGCCAGGGTATTGAACGGCTACATCCTATGCAGTTTGATCACAAGAAGGAATTAAGAAAACTTAATATGTCTATCCTGGTCAACTTTTTGGACCTCTTGGATATCTTGATAAGGAGTCCAGGGAGTATAAAGCGAGAGGAGAAACTGGAAGACTTGAAACTGCTTTTTGTTCATGTCCATCATCTTATAAATGAATATCGCCCTCACCAAGCTAGGGAGACACTGAGAGTCATGATGGAGGTGCAGAAACGTCAGCGTTTGGAAACAGCAGAGAGATTTCAAAAGCACTTAGAGCGAGTTGTGGAGATGATTCAGAACTGCCTGGCTTCCTTGCCTGATGATCTGCCTCATTCAGAGGGAGGACTGAGagtgaaaacagaagcaatGGATGCTGATGATGGCAGCAACTGTATTGGACAGAGTGAAAAGCAGAGAGAGCGTTCTGGTGGCAAGAGAGACCAGGTTTTAGACAAAGATGCAGCAATGTGTAGCATTATTGATGAAATGACatga